One Globicephala melas chromosome 9, mGloMel1.2, whole genome shotgun sequence genomic window, GGACAAATATCTACTATTTATTGGACAATTTGCAAAGCACTGTGCTACACATCACATACATTATTTCTACTGTTTCTCATGGaagccctatgaggtaggtattgtaTCCACATCTTACAGAGAACACAACAGTTTCAGAAAAATAAGCTGCTTGCCCCTGATCACACTGCAAGGGAGAAGCCAACCATAATATGATCCTAACCTGTCTCACGCACCAGTACAACCTGCAGGGACAAAACTTATCTCCATGTATGAAAGATCCATGTTTCCAAAGAGAAGCAGAATCACTTTATTTTATAATCACATTTAGTATCAGTGGCATCACTGTCTGAAAATAACAGTCTCTAAACCATTCTTCCAGTTTACTAATTCTGCTAAAATGTCTTCAGAAATGGCATCATCAGTGAAGCTGCCCAACAAGCCCTCTGGAACCAAACACCCAGTGAAATGGGcctttatttatatttagtgCAAAATACACTTCCAGGACTTTAGCTTGGAGCTATCCCCCCGCACAGATATGTATAATAACATTAGGTTCAAGGTTATCACTGTAATAGCAACAGataggaaacaacctaaatgttcctCAGGagcagattaaataaaattatggtatattcattcAGTAGAACCTTATGtagccaaaaaaaggaaagagtttcTTTGTTCCTTACCTACTGATATGGAATGACCTCCACTGGGGAAAACACTGTATATAGTTTGTTATCATTTGTATAAAAACCCCCATGTACATGTGTTTGTTCAGGCACAAAATCTTTCGCAAAAGGATACAGGGAACTAGCGAGTGCCTGACTCCAGGGAGAGGAACTAGGAGCTGAGGGACAATGCAGATCACTTTGTACTGACCCAGGGGAAAAGTCAggtatttaaacttttttatcaattaaaaaaaattatggactGATTATACACTTGAAAAATTACAAGAGTAATTTATGGttgcagaaagaaaaacacaaaaagtctTCTTATGAGAATCACTATAAAGttataatttaaatacatttttttaatgtaaaaaggcATAAAATTTCCTTTATAGACAACTTCTCATTTATCTACCATGTAATGTCAAATGTGCCTGTAATCCCATAAAATAAGTATGATTCTTATGAGAAAACAGAGCCAGATCAAATGCATCGTTAGGAAAAAACATGCATACTAGACTATGAATTCTACTGAGGACAAAGGCCATTACTTTAAATACTTTTCAATTCCCCAGTTCCTGACAGGGTTCTCAAAACAGAGTTTCTTGGTTAATGAATAGCAAATTGATTTATTGGTTAAATTAGCAACTATGGAGCTTCCTGACAACAACATAAAATTAGTGGATAACTCACCAGAAACTGGCTtctagattttcattttaattactatTTTGAAACAACATAATTTAGTACCAAAGGTTTAAACACCCAATATAATTTCTAGACTGTGAAATCAGCATTATTTATATCTCATCAGCTATACAAAACtcatcaatttttcttttgaaaacggTAGTAGAAATCCCAAAGAATAAGGGAGAGACTACTAATTAAAGGTTACGTTTACTAATCTAGCACCACAATTCCATTCTCAGGACCTCCCAAGTggctggaaggaggaagggaagaagtgagGATGTTGGAAAAGTAAGGGCTGTTCTTAACTTGTGGCCCCATTTGTGCTGTAAGGCAATGCAGGGTCTAGCAAAGAAGAAAACTGCTGAGGCTGGAgatgaaaacaaaagcttttggtTCAGATGGTAAAGGAGGCCCTCAAGAACAGTAGAATCAGTTTATCCAGGAGGCAGTGCTGGAGTTGGCCTCATGAACTAGGGGGTTTCTTCTTGGCATCCAcgtcctttttaatttcttcaagttTTTTAGCCAGGTTTGGTatctttaaagagaaaagagattatTATCATTTCGCATCTACCtaatcaatattttttcatttctcttcctctaAAGATAAATGGATTTTTTACTTTTCCTCTAAAAGAAACCTGCTCAACAGTGGTCTTTCTTAGCCTCATAACTGCCTAAGAAGGATACCAAAAGATGTAAGTTAAAGTAGGCTCCCTCCCCAAAAGCCAGAACCTGACTTCTACTTTTATATACCCACTTAGCCCCTCAATCCAGTGCCAAGTAAAAGTTGtacatataaacaataaatgtgaCATAAATTAACAAGCACCTGCCTAGAAAACCACATGACTCAAGTGAAGGTTGACAAAGGGAATTCCCTTTATCACACTAAAAGCTTCActataaaacaaatcaaaagttAATATCATGTTTCCCTTCCTTATCTCTTTAAAATAAGCATTACCTTTTAGGATCCCCATTCATGGGCATTTGTGTCACCTGATTTTcaacttccccatctgtaaagtgaagcTAATACAACTCCCTACTTCACAAAACGCTGTTCTCCTTAAATGTGTTGCACTATATGAATCCACCTCCAAATTACCCAGTCATCTCTACTACTGGGTAGGGTGCTGAAAAGATTATCCAATTTAAGTATCACTTGATTTTCCATAGAACTGTAAGAATCTAACAGTGTTACTCTATGCTAACAAACCCAGCTCAGGATCACCATGAGACCACCTAAACTGATGGGATTTTTGCACTCCTATGGTGACAGGTGCTTCTGTGAGTTCTGTTATTTTTTCAAACAATGGAAAGTCTTTCTACAAAATTCAGGACTTTTTCCTCAGACCTATGGACCTTGTTTGCTGGAAGGCATACCTTACTTCAGCAAACACAAGTCACTATGTATTAGTTACGTGAAATGAAGGAAGACGTGAATATGGTCACTTACGTCATAATTCTGAGCCAGATACATTCCCACCACGTTGCCAAGAGTAAATCCAAGCTGTAAGGATAGAACAGGAAGAGTCACACTGGAGACGGAGCTCTGTGCCATCCAATACCACACCAGACTACATGGATAATATTCTTCTAAGGAGCGCAGGACAGTTATAAGACCCCGATGTCCAGGCTAGGGCCATGCATAGCATGAAATTCACAtctttcttctataaaataaacacagaaatatcCTCCCAAAAGGTTAAAGAGTATACGAAAGAATATACGGTAGCACTGAACACATCGACCTTATAAATATTTGGCTGTAAGTTCTAGAAACTCAAGCCAAAATTCCGATTTTTGTTGTTAAAagccagtttatttatttttatttttttggttttgagattttttatttcttgctaCATCAAGTAAAAagtattcaattttaaaaagcattcggCTAAATCGTAGGATCTTAGAAAATGAAGGGACCTTCACAGTTCAATCTCTTCATATTTCAAGAGGCACCTGAGGCCTAGGACATGGCCATTCATAACAGGAGCACAGGACAACCTAAATTAGATTCACACTCAAACACTAAAATATACAGTGAGATAAAGCAGGAAGCTGACATGCAACTGAGACAGCACATGGTTTAGCACTCTGCCCTGGATGGAGTCTAATGGGCAGGGCACTTAAGACCTGCAGAGAACACAGGTCCCCTAACCATCTCTTAGTCAGTGACAAGAGAGACAGGCACGATTTTTAGAGAACTGTTTATCCCACTGGGTGACTCTTCCTGAACAAAATCtgtttcatgaaaatttaaaGCACTCCCTTCACACCAAAAGAGTTTCAAAGTTCCTTAAGATTGGAGTTTTAATGATGATCTATAATTTCCTGGGGTTTTTCCCCCAATAATCAAAAATCTCCAACTGAAGACCTAACGTCTAATGTTATAAATGTGAACTggcatctgattttttttatcattttctttaatcagtgtcacTCCTATTCAATACACAGCAGAGgttaacagagaaaaacaaagcgCAGCACTTAACACTAATGGTCATATGTGGTGTGGTCGAATCGTCTTCAAGTTGGAGAACAGAGAACAAGTTGGAGAACTTCAGAACACAGCTGGATCCTTAATAAGTTTTAAGCTTACTAAGCTTtaaacaccaaaagcataattTAAATAGGTTTGTTGTAAGTTAAGAAGCATAAAAGAGGCTATCAAGTCTAACCATAGATCATCTTCTGATCATTTGATTAATCAAACATATCTTGTGAATATTTTTACCAATGTGCACCAAgaagcaaaatgatttttttcactcCTATGGGTTGAAACCAGGCAGTCAGAGGTTTTCCAAATCCAGAAAGAGTATTAAATTTGCTTAAAAGAAgaggggaagggcttccctggtggcgcagtggttgagagtccgcctgccaatgcaggggacacgggttcgtgccccggtccaggaagatcccacatgccgtggagcggctgggcccatgagccgtggccactgagcctgcgtgtccggagcctgtgctccgcaatgggagaggccacagcagtgagaggcccacgtaccgcaaaaaaaaaaaaaaagaagaagaagaggggaaaaaaatcatctaaGAATGTTAGCTCTAACACCAAACAGAAAGAACAGAGGGttgaaaaatttcaagaaaaataaattagagttCTGGTTCTACCACTGTCTAGCTGTGTACCTTTAGGCATGACACTTAACCTCCTTGGCGCTTTGCTTATCTGAGTTTCCTGATTTCTAAAACATTATACCAACAATGCTCCTTCTAGCTCCAACATTCTAGGATTCTTGGTTCTTACCACGTGTGTCTCAAAATAAATATGGCATATCTAATGTGTCTTCATTTTGGCAATTTCACGAGGCATCAGggcacatgaaaaaaatagcagttattttaaaacacaaaacaaaaaccatgggTCTCTAGACAAGTCATATCCAATTCCAGTTTCAGAATATTGCTAGGTCTACCTATGGGATATTGTAAAATTACATAAACAACATGAGAGAAATGTGAGGAAAATGCATGACACCAGAAAAGCATTTATATGTTGTTCATGGGATACTCAATAGACAAGTTTAGACaggtaaaaaattttaatctgaataaataaaggatctcaaaaaataaaatctaaatctgAGGAACAGAGACTCATTAGTCTGAGAAGTTAGACTGGAGCCAGAGTATAAAACGTCTCGAATGAGTCTGAAACCTCTCTGCAGGCCAAGACCTGGAAGCCTCCTCAGTGGTCCATCCAGATGGCTGGACGCTATCACCATGGTCTTCCTCCACATCACAGGGTCCCCCCATAGTACTCCCTGCAGACAAGATAGTGCAGAAGGAAGGGAAATGCCTTCTTCCCAAGCTCAACACTAAATACATCACTATTATGTCCTCTCTGCCATCATTTTGAAACTTTAGGAATACGTAGCTTTTTCTCACAAACATATTGGGGACAATAAATGGTAAAACACCAGAAGTTTGGGGACTGAGGAGTGACATGAGTGAAGTGATGTAAAGGACAAACAGGTGagaagaaatctgaaaaaaatcctCCCAAATACATCTGGCCTCCAAAGGTTTTGATTGAAGGATTACAGTCCCTTATACCCTGAAAATCAATTTCATATCCAGCCGTGTGGAAAGATTATAAAATGGTCTCTATCTTAAAGAATTTATATGATGTATAGAAAGAAAAGCTACATATAAGTAAAATAGTTATATAACAACAGAAAGCAGCACCCAGCACAGGATCTTGAATGTAATAGATGCATGAAAAACCAGAACTGAGTGATGAATTAAGTAACAAAATGAGTGATACAGAAGTGATTCTTTTAAGAAACCATACCTGAAAGAGATCGGTGTACCTCAACTTGTTATTAAAGGCTCTAAAGATGCTGAGGAAGTGTTAAAATTTAAACTGGAAAGGGACGTGACTGTGGAGAATCAAGGTACAAGATAGGAATGACAATGTAATGACCTGAATAAAAGAAATAGGCCCAATTAGAAAAGTGGATTTGAACTAAAAACTGGAGAGAAACTACTAGTACAGAGAGCTGGATAGGGCTAGCTGATGGACTTCAAAAAACAAGCAATGGAGTTTAGTTCATTTACAAAACGGTGGGGAGCCACTGACTGCTCTTTACCAGCAGCAACGTGATGAAAGCCCTGCTTTGCAAGCACTCACCTGACAGCTGTTCCCAAAAAAGGCTGAAAAAATACAGATTAGAGAAGGCACACGGGAGAGCAAGCAAACACGaatgaattgtttttcttctttaaaatcaatgaagatcaatggaatagaataaagcgTCCAggaataaacccttacatttatggtcatgtgattttcaacaagggtgctaAGACATCCAATGGGGAAAgaatgctgggacaactggatatccacatgcaaaagaattaagttgGACCCCTACTTTACATCATaaacaaaacttaactcaaaatggatcaaagacctaaatgtaagacttaaAACTGTAAAtctcttaggagaaaacatacgagtaaatcttcatgatcttggggTAGGcgatggtttcttagatatgacaccaaaagcacaagtaacaaaagaaaaaatagataaatttgattttatcaaaatttaaaacatttgtgtttCAAAGAATACcaacaagagggcttccctggtggcgcagtggttgggagtccgcctgccgatgcaggggacacgggttcgtgccccagtctgggaagatcccacatgctgtggagcggctgggcccgtgagccatggccgctcagcctgtgcgtccggagcctgtgctctgcaacgggagaggccacaacagtgagaggcccgcgtaccacaaagaaaaaaaaaagaataccaacaagaaagtgaagagaacccacagaatgaaataaatatgtgcaaatcatatatctgataagggacttgtaccCAGAATACATAAGGAATTCTTATGAGTGaatgataaaaagacaacccaattttaaaacaagcaaaggatttgaacagacacttctccaaagaagatatacaaataaacggccaacaaacacatgaaatcatcattagtcattagtcattaaggaaatgcagatcaaaaccacaatgaggtctCATCGCACCCACTAGGGCGACTTAAATCCAAAAGATgtataagtgttggcaaggatatggagaaccttcatacattgctggtgggaatgtaaaatgatgtagccactttggaaaagtctTGCAAATCCTCAAAAAGCTGTGCACAGAATTACCATCTGACGCAGCAATTCCACTTTAGGGTATATAACCAAGAAAACTGAAACATGTACCTACACAAAAactacatgaatattcatagcaagattattcataatagccaaaaggtggaaacaacccaaatgtccatcaactggtgaatgaattaacaaaatgtggcatattcacacaatgtaataataatcaaccata contains:
- the STMP1 gene encoding short transmembrane mitochondrial protein 1 — protein: MLQFLLGFTLGNVVGMYLAQNYDIPNLAKKLEEIKKDVDAKKKPPSS